In Bradyrhizobium sp. 200, the sequence ATCGTCTCGTTCGATGGCCGCGTGCTGGTGACCCGCTTCATCGAAAAGGATGCCGCGGTCCGTTACGGCAACATGGTCTATGTCCGCTGCGCGCCGCGAGCGTGAGGCTAACGGCATACTAGGCTCGTCATGCCCCGCGAAGGCGGGGCATCCAGTACGCTGCAGCTTCTCCGCTAAATCGCTAACGCCTCTGGAATACTGGATCGTCCGCCTTCGCGGACGATGACGGTGGAGAACGAGGACGGTCCAACAAAAAACGCCGGCGTCTAGCCGGCGTTTTTGTTTAGTCAGCGTTAACCAGATCAATCGAACAGGGCGTCGATATCGTTCTGCGAGGCGTGACCGTCGTCGCCGTCCAGCTTCGGGCCGTTGAGCAGCTTGGCGTCGCCTTCGCGGGTATCGACGATCGGGGGGGCGTGCGCCCTGATCGCGTCGACGCCGCCCCAGATGTCCATCATCGCGTAGATGTGCTGCTCGATGAACTTCATCGTGGTCATCACCTTGCTGATGCGCTGGCCGGTGAGGTCCTGGAAGTTGCAGGCTTCGAAGATCGCGACGACGCGCTCCTGGATATCTTCGCTGAGCAGCTTCTGCTGGTCGGGCGAGATGTTCTTGGACAATGCGGTTGCCGCCTGGTCGATGGCCTCGACGGCCTCGAGGATCTGTTGCGTGGCCTGTTCGGTGCCGCCGACGACGGCGCCGAGCTCGCCATTGACCTTGGCCATTTCCTGGCCGTCAAAGCTCTTGCCGTGCAGGGTGGCGATTTCGCGCTTGGTGCGGTTGATGGCGTCGTGAATGAGGTCGAGCTCGACCTTGAGCTTCGCGCACTGCTCGATCTGGGCGCGATAGGTTTCCAGCAATGCGTGGGCATCGGCGGTCTCGCGCGCGATATCCGTGGCGACCGCCGAACCGTCGCGGGTGTGGCCGAAGCCCGCCATCTGTGCGCGGATCGCGCGCAACTCTGCCATGATCTCGCGATGCATCGGGCCGATCTCGCCGCCTTCGACGGAAGGCATGACGATTGGCGCGTCGCCCAGAATGGCTTGTTCGATACGAAAACGTTTGCGATTGACCGACATGAGATTTTCCCACCCCTTCATTTCACGTGTGTTTTAAACCGATGCGATTTAACGTGAGGTTCACGCCGGAACACGTCGTGGCGGCGGTTTGCCTGCGGCCGCACACCAACGATTAACCATGAGCGGGCCGCGTTCACGCAAAATAAACGCTACCGGGCAAATCAGCGCGCGATTGCCGAAATGGTGAATCGAAACGCCGTTTCCGTTTACCAAACCGATTAGGTTTTGATTTGTATTGATCGCATGCAGCGGCGCTCGTCGATCCGCTGCCACCAACCCGCAGTGACGAACAGTACAGAGTACGTCGATGTCCGGAAAAATCTCCCGCGCGCTTCTCGCGAGCGTGTCCTGCCTTTGCTTTGCCAGTGAGGCCAGTGCGATCGACGCCTCGCCAATCGCCGACCCCACCGTGATCTACGCCCGCGAGCCCGCGCCGGTGCGCATCGCTTCTGCCGAACGCTCCAACATGGGCGGCGGCTTCATCGAATTCCTGTTCGGCGACGGGCCGCAGGGCGGGCGTTATCAGCAACAGCCGGCCTATCAGACCCAGCCCGACTACGGATATGGCGGACGGCGCATGCTGCTGCCGCCGATGGATCCGCAGCAATCGATGCGCCGGGAAGAGGAAATGGTCGACCCCGCGCAGCACCGGCTCGATCCGAAATACGAAAAGCAGGTGGTCGAGTATCACGGCAAGGAAAGCCCGGGCACCATCGTGATCGACACCCCGAACAAGTTCCTGTTCCTGGTGCAGGGCGACGGCAAGGCGCTGCGCTATGGCGTCGGCGTCGGCCGTCCCGGCTTCACCTGGTCGGGCGTCAAGACGATCTCGGCGAAGAAGGAATGGCCGGCCTGGACGCCGCCGCCGGAAATGCTGGCGCGTCGCCCCGATCTGCCGCGGCACATGGAAGGCGGCCCGCAAAATCCGCTCGGCGCCCGCGCGATGTATCTGGGTTCGTCGCTCTATCGCATCCACGGCTCCAACGAGCCCTGGACCATCGGCACCAACGTCTCCTCCGGCTGCATCCGGATGCGCAATGAGGACGTGATCGATCTCTACGGCCGCGTCGGCGTCGGCGCCAGGGTCATCGTTATTTGATTGTTTTGTCGTAGCCCGGATGGAGCGCAGCGAAATCCGGGAACGGTCTCACCGCGGCGGAAGCAGCCCCGGATTGCGCTGCGCTCCATCCGGGCTACGGATCCGTCCCAATAAAAACGGCCGCCCGATCGGGCGGCCGTTGTTGTTTCAGGTCAGGCGTTCGTCACGCGTAATCGCTGTCGCCACCGCCATCGTCGCCGTCGAAGCCGTCGGAATCGTGATCCATGTCATCATCGTCATTCGAGGCCTGATCGAAGAAACCCTGTCGCGAGCCGGAATCATCATTGTTGTCGGCGCGCCGGCCGGATGAGCCGATGTCGTTGACCCCGGCGTCGCGCGCCAGATTGCCGCCGGACTGGTCGCTCCACGGCCTGCGGTCTTCGATACCGCCGCTATGGTTTCCGGTATCGCCGAATGCCTGTTGGTTGCCGCCGCCGCCCATCATCGAGCGGATGCTGCTGGCCAGAAGCGAACCGCCGACCACGCCGGCCGCGGCCGCCGCCGCCGTTCCGAGAAACGAGCCGCCACCGCCGCCGAACGCCGGTTGCTGCTGCGGCGCGCCATAAGGTTGGGATTGAGGCTGGGCGTAGGCCGGCTGATTGTATTGTCCGGGCGGTTGGTTCTGCTGCAGCACCTGTCCGGTGTTCCAGGCCGGCCGGCCGCCGCCCGCGTTGCCGCCCATCTCGGGCGCACGGACATTGGGCACCGAACCTTGCTGCTGGTTCTGCCCGAAGATCGCATCGCGCATCGAATCGAGGAAGCCGCCGGATTGATTTTGCTGACCCGTCACCGCTTCCAATTCCTGGATGCGCATGTCGGCTCGCTTCAGCGCTTCGTCCTGCACCAGCGCCGTCTGCACCAGCGCGTAGACCGCATTGGGCGCGTTGCGCAGACCCTGCATGATCGCTGACATCGCCTCCGGATCGCGCTTGGCGCTTTCCAGCTTGGCGAGTCGGTCGAAAAGATCGTCAATCAGTTGGCGTTCTTGCGGTGTCATGGCCCTCTCCCTCGCGTCAAATCGTCGTCGACGCGCCGGCAAGATGTAGGGCGGGCTTTGTGTCGCAAATAGTGGGTGGCCGAATTAAATTTTGGTATGCGACAAAACGCCGGGATTCTTGAGTCTTATCAACTCAATGTAACTTTATTCGCCGCCAGCAATGGCGGGAATCGATCGCCTGCCAGAAACGCGTGTTCCGCCTCGCGCTGGGTGGTGAGGGGATCGAGGCTTTCAAGCGTTTCGTCGACGAATCCAGGGTGGCACATCACGAGCCCGCCTTCCGGCAATTCGGCAAGGAACTCACCCATCAGCACGGCGAAATCCGGCGCTTTCGAAAAATCATAGGCGCCGGCGAAGGCGGGATTGAACGGGATGCCGGCACGGGCGGCGCGCGTGCGGAATTGCGCGCTGAGCACGTCGAGCACCAGGGCCTTGGGCGCGCCGAGCAGCCCGGCCAGCGGCTTCAGGCGTCCGCCCTGGCGAACCCAGGCGTCGGGGGCGGCTTCCTTTACTGCGCGCAGGAAAGCGTCGCGCACCTGCGGGAAGAGTTGCGCGTGCTGGTGGCCGTCGACGAAATCGGGCGCGCGGCCGAACAGCTCCTTGAAGGCCGCGAGCTGGGCCAAAAGTTCATCCTCGATCATTTCAGGGTCGAGCCGCCGCAACAGGCCCGAACGCAACAGGTTCGGAAACGGCAGAAACAAGCCGCCGTTAGTGGGGCGGAAGTGCATCGTCAGCGGACGAAACGGCGCAGTCAGCGTCGCGTGCAGGCCGATCGCGCAGCGCGGGCTGTTCGCGACAACCTCCTGCAGCGCGGCGACCTCGCTACGTCCGATCGCCGGACCTACCACCATCACCGAAGTGGCGTTGAGACGGCCGCGGGAGATCAAATCGCGGATGGCGCGGTTGACGCCTTCAGCCAGCCCGTAATCGTCGGCGCACAGCCAGATCCGGCGCAGCGCAGCGTCGTTCATTCGGCGGCGGTCCGCTCAGCGGCGCTCGCCGCCGTCTCGCCATCGGCGCGCTTTTCGGTGTGCTCGGCGACGAAGTAGATCGGACGCGCCTTCAGCTCGGAGAGGATCTTGCCGATATATTCGCCGACGATACCGATCATGATGAGCTGCACGCCGCCGATGGTCATCAGGCCGATCATCAGCGAGGGATAGCCGGGGACCTGCTTGCCGGTGGTCCAGACCTCCCAGAGAATGGTCAGGCCGAACAGGAAGGCGCTGATGGCCAGGAGCACGCCGAGCAGGCTCGCAAAGCGCAGCGGCGCCACCGAGAACGACGTCAGTCCCTCGATCGACAGGCCGATCAGCCGGCCCGGACTGAACGTGGTGACGCCGTGCGCGCGCGGCGCCGGCTCGTAATCGACGCGGATCTGGCGGAAGCCGATCCAGTTCGACAGGCCCTTGAAGAAGCGGTTGCGCTCGGGAAGCTGGCGCAGCGCCGCGGCCGCGCGCGGCGACAGCAGGCGGAAATCGCCGGCGTCTTCGGGGATCTTCTGCCGTGCGCCCCAGTTGATCAGCGCGTAGAAGCCGTGCACCGCCTTGCGGCGCAGGAACGATTCATTGTCGCGATTCGCCTTCGCCGTATAGACGACGTCGTAACCGTCATCGATCCAGTGCGAGACCAGTTTTTCGACCAGGCTCGGAGGATGCTGGCCGTCGCCGTCCATGAATAGCATCGCGCCGCGGCGGGCATGGTCCAGCCCCGCCATCAGCGCCGCCTCCTTGCCGAAATTGCGCGACAGCGACACCACCTGGATGTCGAGCGCATCTGCCTTGAGCGTGCGCGCGATCGCAAGCGTATTGTCGGCGCTGCCGTCGTCGACATAGACCACTTCGCTTTCGAGGCCGTAGCGTGCCTTCAGCGTGCGGGCGAGGCCGACCAGCCGCTCGTGCAGCAAAGCGAGCCCTGCCGCCTCGTTGTATAGCGGCACGACGATCGACAGGCCCTGCGCCGCGGCGCTGGCTGCGGTCGTCGACAGGCGGGAAACGTCAGAGCCGAGATTCATCGATCAGGTTCCAGATTATCCCTTGCATTTTGAGCATGATCTCTTCGGAAAACCGGTACCCACTTTTCCGGATCATGCTCGAACCGTATATGTTACGCGCCGCTAGCTGTCGCAACGATGAACGAAACGGCAGCCTTATTGCCGCAGGAACGCCTCGAGCCTGGCAAATAGCGGGTTTTCCCGGTCGAGCACATAGTCGAGCGAGGCGATCGACACCGTGTCGGCGCCGTGCTCGCGCAGGAAGCTGCCGAGCGCATAGAGCTGCATTGGCGGGCAGTGCAGCGTGAGCATGCCCGACGAGGTCGGCCCGCCGAACGGCGCCACCACACCAAAACGATTATGCGCCTCCGCCAGCAACGCATCGTTGCAGCCGGCAAAACGCGTGCGTACCTCGCGATATTTGCTGGCCCGCGCCCGTGCGGCGATGTGATCGAGGATGACGCGCGCGGTCTCGCGGGCATCAGCCGACCAGTCAGCATCCTTTGACGCCACGAGGTTGGCCTGGCTGCGCAGGATCACGCCGTCGTCCAGCACCTTGAGGCCGTTGGCGGCGAGCGTCGCGCCTGTCGTGGTGATGTCGACGATCATCTCGGCGGTGCCGACGGCAGGCGCGCCCTCGGTGGCGCCGGCGCTCTCGACGATGCGGTAATCGACCACGCCGTGGGCGGCGAAGAAGTTGCGCGTCAGGTTGATGTATTTGGTCGCGACGCGCATCCGCCGGTTATGCTGCGCGCGAAAACCCGTCGTGACGTCGTCGAGGTCGGCCATGGTGCGGACGTCGATCCAGGCCTGCGGCACCGCGACCACGACATTGGCGCTGCCGAAGCCGAGATTGTCGATCAGCAGCACGCGCCTGTCGGCGTCCGCAATGCTTTCGCGGAGCAGATCCTCGCCGGTGACGCCGAGATGCACCATGCCGCGCGCCAATTGCGAAGCGATCTCGCTCGCCGAGAGATAGGCGATCTCGACATTGTCGAGGCCCGCGATAGTGCCGCGATAGTCGCGCGCGCCGCGCGGCTTCGCCAGCGATAGCCCGGCGCGGGTGAAGAACGCTTCGGCGTTCTCCTGCAGGCGGCCCTTGGAGGGAACGGCGAGAACGAAGGGGGCGGTCATGCGGCGCTCCCTTGCTTGCCGAGTTGCGTCAAAGCTTCGATCCACACCGAGAAACCGACCGCCGGGATTGGCATCGGCGAGCCGAGCTGCGTCATCAAACCATCGTAACGCCCGCCCGCCACCAGCGGTTCGACGCCGTTGCCTTTTGCGTGCAGCTCGAATTCGAAGCCGGTGTAATAGTCGAGGCCGCGTCCAAAGGAAGTGGAAAAGCGCGTCAGCTTCGTGTCGATGCCGCGCGCGGCCATGAAGCCGATGCGGCTTTCGAGCTCATCGATCGCTGCCGCCAGATCGAGCCTGGCGTCGGCGGCCAGCGCGCGCAATTGCGCCACCGATTCATCGGGGTCGCCCGCGATCGCGAGGAAGCGCTTGATGATGTCGAGCGCGTCGCGCGGCAGCGCGCCGCCCTTCAGCGTCGATTGTTCGAGAAAGCGGTCGGCGATTTCGGCGACCGTTCGCCCGCCGACATTGGTGGTGCCGGCGATCGACATCAAATCGGTGACCAGCGCCAGCGCCGCCTTGCGGTCGGAGCCGGCGAGTGCGGCCAGCACGCCCTCATATTCGTTGCGGCCCGGCGCGGTCGCCAGCGTCAGCCGCTCGATGTCCTCGGCGAGGCTGATCTTGCGGTTGAAATCCTTGATCAGCCGCCGCCGCCAGACCGGGTAGAGATTAAGCGCATCGATCAGTGCGGTGAACAGGGCGACGTCGCCGGTGCGGATTTCGACGTCCTTCAATCCGAAGGCGGAGGTTGCTTCCAGCGCCAGCGCCAGCATTTCCGCATCCGCCGCAGCGCGGTCCTGCCGGCCGAATGATTCGATGCCGGCCTGCAGGAATTCGCTCGGCTGGCCGCCGCGATAGCGAAACACCGGCCCGAGATAGCTGAAGCCCGCGGGCTGGCCGGCGCGCCCCGAGGCGAGATAATCGCGCGCCACGGGAATGGTGAGGTCGGGCCGAAGGCACAGCTCTTCGCCCGACGCGTCGGTCGTCAGGTAAAGGCTCTTGCGGATATCCTCGCCGGAGAGGTCGAGGAACGGCTCCGCCGGCTGCAGGATGCCGGGGTGGGCCTGCACGTAGCCGCCTTGTGCAAACGACAATAGCAGCGCATCCGCCCAGGCGGCGGATCCGGCAGCACCTCTGACGGCAGCGGTCGCGGTCATTTCAGGTCCAAATACCCCGGAAAAACCGGGTTCCATGGTTGGTTGCGGGTTCCCGGCGGTTCCAGGGCCTCGTTGGCGCAGGCCTTAGCATGGCCGGGGCGGCGTTTCGACAGGGATTGGCCAACTGAATTAATGGGCGGTGGCTTATGGGGGTCTTGGCCGGCCAGCTATCCCGGCCCCCGCCAGTCCCCCAGCGCGGCCTGCACCAGCGCCAGCGCGGCGACGCCGGCGGTGTCCGCGCGCAGGATGCGGGGGCCCAGAGACAGCCGCAGCGTCTTCGGCTGCCGCAGCAGCAGCGTGCGTTCTTCCTCGGCAAATCCGCCCTCGGGGCCGATCACGACGTCGATCCCCTCCGTCGCCGATAACCCCTGTTGCAGCGCCCCGATGGGATTGCCGATATCGGCGGCTTCGTCGCAGAACACCAGCAGGCGGCTGGTCTCGCGCTTTTCGAGAAAGCGGTCGAGCGCAACGGGCTCCGTGACCGCGGCAAGGCTCAGGATCCCGCATTGCTCGGCGGCCTCGATGACATTGGCGCGCATCCGCTCAACGTTGACCCTTGAGGCCTGCGTGTGCCGCGTCAACACCGGCTGCAGTGCTGACGCCCCCATCTCGACCGCCTTCTGCACCATGTAGTCGAGCCGCGCGTGCTTCAGCGGCGCAAAGACATAGGCGATGTCGGGCAGGCGGTCCTGCGGTCTCGTCCGACCGAGGATGGTGAGCGTATCGGGCCGCTTGCGTCCCCCGATCTGCGCCTGCCATTCGCCATCGCGGCCATTGAACACCAGGATGTTATCGCCGGCCGAAAGCCGCAGCACATTGCCGAGGTAATTGCTCTGGTTGCGCTCCAGCACGATTCGTTCGCCCTCGCGCAAAGCGGCGTCGACGAACAGGCGAGGGGCGCGAAAGTCGAATTCAGGCATCTGTAATGTTCCGTTTCCGGGCGCTTTTAGCCTAAAGCGCTAGAATCCGGGGCTATTTTTAACTCCCAAGGCGGCGCCACGCCGCGCTGCTGCCCCAATCAACGGGTTGTTAAGCGTCGGAAGGAATCGTAGAAATGCCCATTGCAAATCTGCGTCGTTCGGAAGACGCCGGGGCTGCCTGACTGCCGGAGAACAACCCTTGATGATCCGCCGCCTGATTGTGCCGCTGACCGCTGCTGTCGTGACCGTTCACGCCGGGCAAGTGTTTGCGCAGAGCGCGTTCCCGGCGCCATTGCCCAACCAGAGCGCGGCACCTGCGAATGCTTCGCCGTTTCCGCCCGTCAACGGCGCTGCGCCGTCGGCTTCGGTCGGCGCTCCGTCGGCGTTCCCGTCACAGGGTGCCGCCCCGGTTTCCAGCGGATTCAGTGGGCCGCCGCCACAGGCCAGCGGTGGGGCAGACGCCTGCATGAAGGGTTTCTTGCCCCTGCGCGAGGAAGCCGAGCGGCGCGGCAAGCTGATCAAGGCCGCGAGCGACCGCAAGGCGCCGCCGGATGAGGCCTGCAAGCTGATCGGAAATTTCGGCCAGGCCGAATTGAAGATGATCAAATACGTCGAGACCAATTCGGCCAAATGCGGAATTCCGGCGCAGATCGCCGACCAGCTCAAGAACGGCCACAAGAACACCGAGAAGATGCAGAAGCAGGTTTGCGGGGTGGCGGAACAGGCGCGGACGCAGCGACCGGCCGGTCCCAGCCTCAGCGAGGTGCTTGGCTCGGCGGCGCTTCCCGAAGCGCAGCCGGTCAAGAAGGGCGGCAGCACCTTCGATACGCTGAACGGCAACGTTCTCACGCGATGATCGCGCTCCGATGAGCGACGCGACCGCCCGCGTTGCCGACGCCACCGGCAACTGGGTCGATACGCACGCGCCATCCTGGTCGCGGCCCTATTTGCGGCTTTCCCGTTTCGACCGCCCGATCGGTTCCTGGCTGTTGCTGATGCCGTGCTGGTGGTCGGCGGCGCTCGCTGCTGGCATCGCGCGGGACGTCTCGCAACTGCCGCTCGTGATCGTGCTGTTCTTCATCGGCGCCTTTGTCATGCGCGGGGCAGGGTGCGCCTGGAACGACATCACCGACCGCGATCTCGACGCAAAGGTCGAACGGACGCGGTCGCGGCCGTTGCCAGCCGGACAGATCAGCGTGGCCCAGGCGTTTGCCTTCCTGGTCCTGCAGGCGCTGATCGGCTTGGCGGTGCTGCTGCAGTTCAACCGCTTCGCGATCATGACCGGCATCGCCTCGCTCGTCATCGTCGCGGTCTATCCCTTCATGAAGCGCATCACCTGGTGGCCGCAGGTCGTACTGGGCCTTGCCTTCTCATGGGGCGCGCTGATGGGGTTCGCCGTCACGCTCGGGCGGATCGACCTGACCGCGCTCGCGCTCTACGCCGGCTCGATCGCCTGGGTGATCGGCTACGACACGATCTACGCGCATCAGGACGCCGAGGATGACGCGCTGATCGGCATCAAGTCCACCGCACGCCTGTTCGGCGCGCGCACCCACCGGGCGCTCGCGGTGTTTTATTCGCTCGCGGTGGTCTTGATCGGCGTGGCGTTCGTGTTGGGCGGCGCGCGCTGGCCGGCCTGGATCGGGCTGATTGCGTTTGCCGCGCATCTCGTCTGGCAAATCAGGCGATTGGACATCGGCAATTCTGCGCTGTGCCGGCGCGTCTTCTATTCCAACCGCGACGCAGGGCTGTTGCTGTTTGCCGGACTCTTGGTTGACGCAGTGATGCGCGCGTAAATCGTAGATCGCGTAGGGTGGGCAAAGGAGCGCTAGCGACGTGCCCACCATCCATCACCGCGCACGCTGCTCGATGGTGGGCACGCTTGCGCTTTGCCCACCCTACGGGACTGCGAACTGATTTGCTTTTTGCGTAAGCCATCTTCAGACGCGCAGCTTGCGACAGGATAACCTGAGAGCAAATCAATTCTGATTTTCCGAAATCGTGTCAAGCCCGGCAATCAAAAATATTCCGCTTTCGTTCTCACCCAAATCAGTCGCATAACTCCGCTTGTCTCACGGCGGATGAGGGGCGTTGGCCATCGTCACGAACGCGCGGTGAGATGCGATGGACGCGGATGGCGCGCTAGACGTACGCGCCGGACGCGTACGGCGAAGGCGTGTGGTTCGGGCGCCGCGGTGCTGGCGCTAAGTCCTGGAGAAGCGAAGCTTCTCGGGGGCGACGGAGGCAAAAGAGCCGTTCTCCGGGAAGAGCACGCTATAAGCCGTAAAGCCATTGCGCAGGGAAGGCCGGAATGCTCCCGCTGCCCTGTATGCTCGTGTGCATTTTTGTTTGCGCAAATCGCACGCGAGACCGCGGGTGCAGCAAGCACCCGGTCTTCCCTGCGCCCTCTATTTCGAGGAGGGCAAATGAAGATGCAAACCTCGGACGTAACGCGCCGCGAGATCGCGAAGTCGTATCCACGAAATCCGCGGCGGTCATCGTCCGCGAAGGCGGACGATCCAGTATTCCAGAGACGTCAGTGATTGAACCGAGAAGCCGCAGCGTACTGGATGCCCCGCCTTCGCGGGGCATGACGATGGTGTCTTGCGCCGCTATCTCAGCGTCATTGCGAGCGAAGCGAAGCAATCCATCTATCCCCGTGTTGGGTATGGATTGCTTCGCTTCGCTCGCAAAGACGAAGTCATTAATCCCGCGCGACGATCTCGCGCTCGTCCCGATGAACGGTCTCGGTATTGTCCAAATTGCCGCCCCGGCGGCGCACCAGGAATTTCGGGCGGCGGGCGCGGATGGCGTTGTGGCGGCGGCGGCGGGAGGCCGGTTCGCTGTGGTCGTCTTCCGCCAATAGCGGCAGCGCGAGGATGTCGCTCCACATTTGCCAGGCGGTGGCGATCTCGTCGTGGTCGGAGCTCACGCACAGGGGAATGTTCAGCGAGGGATCGCGATGCGCCAGCACCAGCATCTGCGCGTCATCGAGACCACGCAGCGCGACGCCGAGAAAGTCGCTGACGCGAACGTTGATCGCCATCCGCATGCCCTTGACGGCACGGTGCAGCACGACACGCTCGCGATGAAGTTCTACTCTCCGCACGCCGCCGTCTGCGCGGGTGTCGTGCGCATGGAAGCTGAGCGGCAGAGAAAGAGGGTCGAGCCGCATGACACGGCTCGACCCGGCGGGATTGATCCCGCTTGTTGCTGTTTGACGCCTCACGGCTCTTGTCTCCCCGCCGGGATTATGTTCCCGGTCGATACGCGAGACCTTAGCCGAGCGATTTCCGTTTCGCCTTAAAAAGCCTGGTTAAGGAGATGTCACCGGCCCTGGATCTTGCGGCATGATTGACAAGACCTTGGCACGCATGATTGACGAGACCTTGCGCAAATACCGAAATTGTTTGGCATTTGGCATCGCAAAATGCTTGAAATCCCTGTGAATCAGGCACATCTGAGGGCCTTGCCGGTTTGCGTTCCCGCTCGCTTCAAATGTCAGGGATTTTGTTTGTGAACTCTTCACCATCCAGCACTTCGCCGCTTTCGAAGGCGTCCGACGCTACCTCCGACCTGTTCGACCAATCGGCGCTCTCGACGCTGGCGCAGCGGCTGGTCGAGGCCGCAAAGCGGGCCGGCGCGGACGCCGCCGACGCGGTGGCGGTACGCGGCGTCTCGCAGGGCGTCGAAGTGCGCGATGGCCGGGTCGAGGAATCCGAGCGCTCCGAAGGCGACGACGTCGGATTGCGCGTATTGGTCGGGCAGCGCCAGGCCGTGGTCTCGACCAACGATATTTCCGGCGATGGCATTGGAAAGCTCGCCGAGCGGGCCGTCGCGATGGCCCGCGTCGCGCCCGACGACAAATATGTCGGTCTCGCCGATCCCTCGCTGCTGGCGCACGAGTTCGCCGATCTCGATCTGCTCGATCGCGATATCCCGACGGTCAGCGAACTGGAACGCCGCGCCTGCGAGGCGGAAGCCGCGGGCCTTGCGGTCAAGGGCGTGACCAAATCAGGCAGCGCGTCCGCCTCGAGCGGCATCGGCGGCATGGTGCTGGTGACCTCGACCGGCTTCCACGGCTCATATCTGCGCTCCAGCCACGGCATCTCGATGACCGCGATATCGGGCGAAGGCACCAGCATGGAGCGCGATTACGATTACACCTCGGCCCCGCATGCCTCCGATCTCGCTTCGCCCGAAAGCGTCGGCCGCAGCGCAGGCGAGCGCACCGTGGCGCGCGCCAATCCGCGCAAGGTCGAGACCTGCAAGGTGCCGGTCGTGTACGATCCAAGGGTGTCGGGATCGCTGGTCGGCCATCTCGTCGGCGCCATCAACGGCGCCTCGATCGCGCGCAAGACCAGCTTTTTGAAAGACCGGATGGGCGAGCAATTGTTTGCAAGGAACATCCGCATCATCGACGATCCCTTGCGGGTGCGCGGCCTGCGGTCGCAGACCTTCGACGCCGAGGGTGTAAGAGTGAAGAAGGTCGCACTCATCGACGAGGGGGTGCTGACCACGTGGCTGCTCGATTGCGCGACCGCGCGCGAACTCGGGCTGGTCACCACGGGACATGCCCATCGTGGCGTTTCGTCGTCGCCGTCGCCGGGATCGTATAATCTGCATCTTGAGGCCGGCGAGATGACGCCGAAGGAGCTGATCTCCGACATCAAGCAGGGCTTTTACGTCACCGACCTGATCGGCTCCGGTGTCAACGGGGTGACCGGCGATTACAGCCGCGGCGCCTCCGGATTCTGGATCGAGAACGGCGAGATCACTTACCCCGTCAGCGAGGTGACGATCGCGGGCCATCTGCTGGCGATGTTCAAATCGCTGGTTCCCGCCAACGACCTGGAATTCCGCTATGGCGTCAACGCGCCGACGCTGCGCATCGAGGGCCTGACGCTTGGCGGACGCTGATATCGCCGACGCGGTCTGGGCGCGCGATGCCGCGCTGTTGCGGGATACCGTGCGCGAAGCCGGCGCGCTGGCGCTCTCGCTGTTCCGCACCGAGCTGAAGAACTGGACCAAGGGCGCCTCGTCGCCGGTCTCCGAGGCCGACATCGCCGTCAACGACCTCGTCGAGCGGCGGCTGCGCGTCGCGACGCCGGAATATGGCTGGCTGTCGGAAGAGAGCGTCGACGATGACAGCCGCCTCGGCAAGGAACTGGTCTGGATCGTCGACCCGATTGACGGCACCCGCGCCTATCTCGCCGGCCGCGAAGACTGGTGCGTGAGCGTGGCGCTGGTCGCCGGCTCGGCGCCGGTGCTGGCGGCAGTGTTCGCGCCGGCCAGCGACGAATTCTTCTTCGCGGTTCATGGCCAGGGCACCACGCGCAACGAAAGGCCGGTGCGGGCGGCCGGCGGCACCGGCCTCGATTTTTCCCGC encodes:
- a CDS encoding L,D-transpeptidase, with the protein product MSGKISRALLASVSCLCFASEASAIDASPIADPTVIYAREPAPVRIASAERSNMGGGFIEFLFGDGPQGGRYQQQPAYQTQPDYGYGGRRMLLPPMDPQQSMRREEEMVDPAQHRLDPKYEKQVVEYHGKESPGTIVIDTPNKFLFLVQGDGKALRYGVGVGRPGFTWSGVKTISAKKEWPAWTPPPEMLARRPDLPRHMEGGPQNPLGARAMYLGSSLYRIHGSNEPWTIGTNVSSGCIRMRNEDVIDLYGRVGVGARVIVI
- a CDS encoding DUF2076 domain-containing protein; the protein is MTPQERQLIDDLFDRLAKLESAKRDPEAMSAIMQGLRNAPNAVYALVQTALVQDEALKRADMRIQELEAVTGQQNQSGGFLDSMRDAIFGQNQQQGSVPNVRAPEMGGNAGGGRPAWNTGQVLQQNQPPGQYNQPAYAQPQSQPYGAPQQQPAFGGGGGSFLGTAAAAAAGVVGGSLLASSIRSMMGGGGNQQAFGDTGNHSGGIEDRRPWSDQSGGNLARDAGVNDIGSSGRRADNNDDSGSRQGFFDQASNDDDDMDHDSDGFDGDDGGGDSDYA
- the hisG gene encoding ATP phosphoribosyltransferase, whose product is MTAPFVLAVPSKGRLQENAEAFFTRAGLSLAKPRGARDYRGTIAGLDNVEIAYLSASEIASQLARGMVHLGVTGEDLLRESIADADRRVLLIDNLGFGSANVVVAVPQAWIDVRTMADLDDVTTGFRAQHNRRMRVATKYINLTRNFFAAHGVVDYRIVESAGATEGAPAVGTAEMIVDITTTGATLAANGLKVLDDGVILRSQANLVASKDADWSADARETARVILDHIAARARASKYREVRTRFAGCNDALLAEAHNRFGVVAPFGGPTSSGMLTLHCPPMQLYALGSFLREHGADTVSIASLDYVLDRENPLFARLEAFLRQ
- a CDS encoding ChbG/HpnK family deacetylase, producing MNDAALRRIWLCADDYGLAEGVNRAIRDLISRGRLNATSVMVVGPAIGRSEVAALQEVVANSPRCAIGLHATLTAPFRPLTMHFRPTNGGLFLPFPNLLRSGLLRRLDPEMIEDELLAQLAAFKELFGRAPDFVDGHQHAQLFPQVRDAFLRAVKEAAPDAWVRQGGRLKPLAGLLGAPKALVLDVLSAQFRTRAARAGIPFNPAFAGAYDFSKAPDFAVLMGEFLAELPEGGLVMCHPGFVDETLESLDPLTTQREAEHAFLAGDRFPPLLAANKVTLS
- a CDS encoding protein phosphatase CheZ, which gives rise to MSVNRKRFRIEQAILGDAPIVMPSVEGGEIGPMHREIMAELRAIRAQMAGFGHTRDGSAVATDIARETADAHALLETYRAQIEQCAKLKVELDLIHDAINRTKREIATLHGKSFDGQEMAKVNGELGAVVGGTEQATQQILEAVEAIDQAATALSKNISPDQQKLLSEDIQERVVAIFEACNFQDLTGQRISKVMTTMKFIEQHIYAMMDIWGGVDAIRAHAPPIVDTREGDAKLLNGPKLDGDDGHASQNDIDALFD
- a CDS encoding glycosyltransferase family 2 protein: MNLGSDVSRLSTTAASAAAQGLSIVVPLYNEAAGLALLHERLVGLARTLKARYGLESEVVYVDDGSADNTLAIARTLKADALDIQVVSLSRNFGKEAALMAGLDHARRGAMLFMDGDGQHPPSLVEKLVSHWIDDGYDVVYTAKANRDNESFLRRKAVHGFYALINWGARQKIPEDAGDFRLLSPRAAAALRQLPERNRFFKGLSNWIGFRQIRVDYEPAPRAHGVTTFSPGRLIGLSIEGLTSFSVAPLRFASLLGVLLAISAFLFGLTILWEVWTTGKQVPGYPSLMIGLMTIGGVQLIMIGIVGEYIGKILSELKARPIYFVAEHTEKRADGETAASAAERTAAE